One part of the Solanum dulcamara chromosome 3, daSolDulc1.2, whole genome shotgun sequence genome encodes these proteins:
- the LOC129882673 gene encoding uncharacterized protein LOC129882673 codes for MASRKRSMSNDVDMHVLYKELEGASCPICMDHPHNAVLLLCSSHDNGCRSYICDTSYRHSNCLDRFKKLRAENMDNPPIMTQGNLDIAVETPDEHLELRNLSDRAVVHGYHDIPANEVVATGAFPGGSEEYGNSNRDNRVEMLEGTLQTSGAVTVWGSSHETANADNSSVSKLKLKCPMCRGDVLGWKVVEEARKYLNLKHRSCSRESCSFLGNYRELRRHARRDHPTARPADIDPSRQRAWRRLENQREYDDIVSAVRSAMPGAVVLGDYVIENGDRLAGERDRGSGANGRWLSTFFLFQMIGSMDPISEARGGRSALSRHRRSTGPLSRRRYPWGENLLGLQDDDNNEDEDEPDLNIMSDMSGDMSTNPRRRRRLMRSRSDEDQQ; via the coding sequence ATGGCTAGTAGGAAACGAAGCATGTCAAATGATGTAGATATGCATGTCCTGTACAAGGAATTGGAGGGAGCTTCATGTCCTATATGCATGGATCATCCACACAATGCTGTTCTTCTCCTTTGTAGCTCTCATGATAACGGATGCCGGTCATACATTTGTGATACAAGTTATAGGCATTCAAATTGTCTGGATCGTTTCAAAAAACTCAGAGCCGAAAATATGGACAATCCTCCCATTATGACACAGGGAAACCTGGATATTGCTGTTGAGACACCCGATGAACACTTGGAGCTGAGAAATTTAAGTGATCGTGCTGTTGTTCATGGATATCATGATATACCTGCCAATGAAGTTGTAGCAACTGGTGCATTTCCTGGAGGATCAGAAGAATATGGAAATAGTAACCGAGATAATCGTGTGGAGATGCTGGAAGGTACTCTACAAACTTCAGGTGCTGTTACTGTATGGGGAAGTAGTCATGAAACAGCAAATGCGGACAACTCATCTGTctcaaaattgaaattgaagtgTCCTATGTGTCGTGGAGATGTATTAGGCTGGAAGGTAGTGGAAGAAGCCAGAAAGTATCTGAATTTGAAGCATAGAAGTTGCTCTCGTGAATCATGTTCATTCCTTGGTAACTACAGAGAATTGCGCCGGCATGCTAGGAGAGATCACCCAACAGCACGCCCTGCTGATATTGACCCTTCAAGACAGCGAGCTTGGAGACGGCTTGAGAACCAGAGAGAGTACGATGACATTGTCAGTGCTGTTCGCTCTGCCATGCCTGGTGCAGTAGTGCTTGGAGATTATGTGATTGAGAACGGAGACAGGCTAGCTGGCGAAAGAGATCGAGGCTCAGGTGCAAACGGAAGGTGGTTGAGTACcttcttcttgtttcagatGATTGGCTCAATGGATCCAATATCTGAGGCAAGAGGTGGCAGGTCAGCTTTGTCAAGGCATCGTCGGTCCACTGGACCTCTATCTAGGCGCCGCTATCCTTGGGGTGAAAACCTGCTTGGTCTACAAGATGATGACAATAATGAAGATGAGGATGAACCTGATCTTAACATTATGAGTGACATGAGTGGTGATATGTCTACAAATCCGAGAAGGCGCAGGCGCTTGATGCGATCTAGGTCAGATGAAGATCAGCAGTAA